The proteins below are encoded in one region of Sporosarcina sp. FSL K6-1508:
- a CDS encoding antibiotic biosynthesis monooxygenase family protein has product MNIYMTSGTPEFMITLKEKYAAEGLIAMHGQGNSLLLHETEGKTVFQTPRRYEVIGTSGTLQDDGYFVFNNIPVTDEGRPIFEHRFAERAGAIDSELGFIAFRLLRPLDSDTYIVMTEWSESAHYTRWKNSSSFDKAHSPNSETGVDNTPHIFSSAPYVTTYTTKE; this is encoded by the coding sequence ATGAATATTTATATGACATCCGGTACACCTGAATTTATGATTACTTTAAAAGAAAAGTACGCGGCGGAAGGTCTGATTGCCATGCATGGACAAGGCAATTCCCTTCTGTTGCATGAAACAGAAGGGAAAACGGTGTTTCAAACACCACGCCGCTACGAAGTAATCGGCACGTCCGGAACGCTTCAAGATGACGGCTATTTCGTTTTCAATAATATTCCTGTCACGGATGAAGGGCGTCCCATTTTCGAACATCGCTTTGCAGAACGTGCGGGTGCCATTGATTCTGAACTCGGTTTTATTGCTTTCCGTTTGCTCCGTCCACTCGATTCCGACACCTATATCGTGATGACAGAATGGTCCGAGAGCGCCCATTATACAAGGTGGAAAAACTCCTCCTCTTTCGACAAGGCCCACTCACCAAATTCAGAAACTGGGGTCGACAATACACCCCATATCTTTTCAAGCGCTCCTTATGTAACAACTTATACAACAAAGGAGTAA
- a CDS encoding amidohydrolase has protein sequence MREQLFEKLESAYEDMVVIRRHLHMNPELSFKEKNTAQYIYNFYAELGIEVQQGVGGNGVVARVSGGRPGKTVALRADFDALPIQDEKDVPYKSTVPGVMHACGHDGHTATLLQLAKAFHELQEDLTGEYVFIHQHAEEYAPGGAISMIEDGCLDGVDVIFGTHLWSLTPSGTIEYLTGPVMAAADRFDIIIQGAGGHGAAPHQTKDAIVIGAQLVMNLQQLVSRRVNPIDSAVLSIGSFVAQNAFNVIADSATLGGTVRTFNPKIRDLMEREMKRVIDGTALANDCTIDFEYVRGYPAVVNHEAETEFLKTVAESILNVESVVESTPQMGGEDFAYYLEKVPGTFFFTGAKPEHPYPHHHPKFDFDESAMLLAAKTLGAAAIDYQK, from the coding sequence TTGAGAGAGCAATTATTCGAAAAACTTGAAAGCGCTTACGAGGATATGGTCGTTATTCGCCGTCATCTTCACATGAATCCTGAACTATCTTTCAAGGAAAAAAATACTGCGCAATATATATATAATTTTTATGCTGAACTTGGGATTGAAGTACAGCAAGGGGTTGGTGGTAATGGAGTTGTAGCACGGGTATCAGGCGGAAGGCCAGGCAAGACAGTCGCACTGCGTGCAGATTTTGATGCCCTACCGATTCAAGATGAAAAAGATGTACCCTATAAATCGACTGTTCCCGGTGTCATGCATGCCTGTGGCCACGACGGGCATACGGCAACGCTCCTCCAGCTTGCAAAAGCGTTTCATGAGTTGCAAGAAGACCTTACCGGTGAGTATGTCTTTATCCACCAACATGCGGAAGAGTATGCCCCAGGCGGTGCTATTTCGATGATTGAAGACGGTTGCCTCGATGGGGTCGATGTCATTTTCGGAACGCATCTATGGTCGTTGACACCTTCCGGGACAATCGAATATTTAACCGGTCCTGTCATGGCAGCCGCCGACCGTTTTGACATTATAATTCAAGGCGCCGGCGGTCACGGTGCAGCTCCACATCAAACGAAAGATGCCATTGTCATCGGTGCCCAACTGGTTATGAATTTACAGCAACTCGTTTCCCGACGCGTCAATCCAATCGATTCCGCTGTATTATCCATTGGATCATTTGTCGCACAAAATGCTTTCAATGTCATAGCCGATTCAGCAACATTGGGTGGTACAGTCCGAACATTTAATCCAAAAATTCGTGACTTAATGGAACGTGAGATGAAACGTGTCATTGACGGAACTGCACTTGCAAATGACTGTACCATTGATTTTGAATATGTACGCGGATATCCTGCCGTTGTCAATCACGAAGCTGAGACGGAATTTCTAAAAACTGTAGCAGAAAGCATCCTTAACGTAGAATCTGTCGTCGAATCAACGCCGCAAATGGGTGGCGAAGATTTTGCGTACTATTTGGAAAAAGTACCTGGCACGTTTTTCTTCACAGGTGCAAAACCGGAGCATCCTTATCCGCATCA